From Fulvivirga lutea:
ATACACAATACAATGAAGGTTCTGCTACTATCAGTAAAGATGGTAACACACTTTTCTTTGCACGGTGCAATGCGCCCGATGGTTTAGGTGATTGCGATATTTATTGGGCAAAAAAGCAGTTAGATGATAAATGGGGTGAAGTAGAGAACCTTGGCATTAATGTAAACAGCATTGCATGGGATAGCCACCCAAGTCTTTCTCACTCAGAAGATACTTTGTATTTCGCCTCAGATCGATTAGGTGGATTTGGCTTGTCAGACCTATACTATACTGTTAAAAACGGTGATAACAGTTGGGGAAAGGCTGTTAATTTGGGACCTATTATCAATACACGTAATTCAGAAGTTAGTCCTTTTTACCATCACGTTTATGAAGTGCTTTACTTCAGTTCTAATGGGCAGAATTTAAATTTTGGCGAATTTGATATCTACAAGTCTTACCATGACGGACTTAATTGGGGTGAGCCAAAGAATATTGGGCCATTGGTTAATGGACCCGGGAGTGAGTTTTATTTTACCATTGACTCAAAATCGGAAGACCTTTATTATGCGAGATCGGTGGAAAACAACATGAATAACCTTGACTTGTATTCATTTCCGTTACCAATGGAAGCTCAACCAGGGGCTAATACAACCATCACTGGTTCACTGATCAATGAAGAAACTAAGCAACCCTTTAAAGGTATAGTGTCTATTATCGACTTGGATAATGGTATTGAGGTTGCTCCTAAATTTCTCCGCCCGGATGGCTCCTTTCAATTCGATTTAATTAACAATAACAATTATCTATTAATACTTCAAGGAGAGGAGTTTTTCAGGATTGAAGAGATTTTCTATTTGGATGGCGAGCTGCAATTAAATAAAACTACCAAGCCAATTTCCAGCAGACTTAAGTTCGAATCTATCGAGTTTGAAGAAGGTAAGGCCGAAATGTCTACCCCTATGTATAATGATCTGGATAAGCTGGGAGACTTTTTACTCGATAATCCTGACTTTAAACTGCACATTTCCGGCCATACTGATTCCAACGGCCGCGAAGAGTTTAACTTGAAGCTATCGCAAGAACGAGCTGACATTATTAAGGAGTATCTTGTATATTTTGGTAACGTGCCCGAAGATCGCATTACAGCACGGGGTTATGGAAGCTCCAAACCAGTAAAAGGAGTAGATCATACTAAGCCACTAAACAGACGTGTGGAATTTGAAATTTATAAGGGGCACCAAACTCCACAGTATGAGAAGTAAATAATTCGATCAAACAGCAGTTTGAAAAAAATTATCTACTCAATTGAACCTTCGTGGTTTATCACAGTCTTACCATCGAAATAATAATTAAATGAGGGAATCGAAAGTATTTGATGAACTGTTAATCATTCGATGTAATGAAGGCGATCAGAAGGCATTTGAGCTGTTGGTAAAAAGGTGGAATAAAAAACTACTGGCTTTTACTTACAGATATGTAAAGGACTTCGAAGTTTCGAAAGATATTGTTCAGGATAGTTGGGTATCGATATTCAACGCCATGCACAAACTTAAGGAACCAGCTAAATTTCATTCATGGGCCTTTCGCATCACTTACAATAAAATTATTGATCAGTTTAAAAAATCTCAGAAAGATCATGACATAAGGGCGTCTGAAGAAATTCAACATCCTAATGAGGAAAGTGAGCAACCCGATGTTCGGACTTACTTAAATAAGCTTCCTCCTGAGCAGAAAACGGTCCTCACATTATTTTACCTTGAAGAGCTGTCGATAATGGATATTTCCAAAGTATTGGATATCCCTATAGGAACAGTCAAATCAAGAATATTTTATGCACGAGAAAAATTAAAAGAAATTATAAACAAGAAAAGTTATGAAAACCACGGATGAACAAATTGACAAGATCATTCATGAAGCGCTTAGCAAAGAAGAAGCTGAATATTATGATCAATTAGGTGAGCAATCTTTATTAGACATGTCACTTGGTGTGTTTCAAGGAAGAAATAAGAATATTTACATACTCACATTGGTAGTTTCCTTTATCATATTCGGTGTATTCGTTTACTGTGCCATTCAGTTTTTCAATGCATCAGACATAAAAGAAATGCTCATTTATGGAGGTATTGCATTGTGGAGCATTATTAGTGTGATGGCCGTAAAGCTTTGGCATTGGATGGAAATGCATACCAATCGATTGATTAGAGAGATAAAGAGATTGGAGCTTCAAATAGCATCTTCGAAAAAGTAAAACAAAAAAGCCTCACAGAATTCTGTGAGGCTTCTAAATATGATTGATGCTATTATCCAAAAATCACTTTGAAGATATCATTTCCAATAATGAATACCATTAGCGCAAGTAAGAACACCATACCTGCTTTTTGAGCGTATTCAAGAAACTTATCACCAGGCTTACGCCCTGATATCATCTCAAAGCTTAAGAACATTACATGACCACCATCTAGCGCAGGTATTGGCAATAAATTCATAAATGCCAATACCATTGAAAGTAGACCGGTTAACCTCCAGAAACGTTGCCAATCCCATTCACCTCCATAAGCTTGTGCTATACCAATGGGGCCTGATAGCGATTTTTGAACATTCAACTCACCACTGAACATTTTACCAAAAGCTTTAATTTGTGTGAAAATTACTCCAAAGGCGCGCTCTGTGCCAAGCCCGATAGACTCACCAAAGCCATAATCGATTTGACCTGAATTTAATCCGTCTGGAATCGCCCATGAAACTCCAATTAAGGACTCATCAACAAATGGCTCAGTGTATGAAAGAATTTCATCAGCTCTTTGAATTTTAAAAGAAATTGAATCACCCTTCACAGAGGTTACTTGATTTTTAACTTCATCTGCATAAAGTGTTGGTACTCCATTTACCTCAAGAAACTTATCTCCAGGTTGTAGTTCAATTTGCTCCGCTAAAGAACCTTCTAATATCTTACCAACCTCGGCTGGCATTCTGAACCCAATGAAATTAAGGAAAGCCTCTTTGCTATTCATTGTTTCAATGAAGTCACCAGGGATTCGAACATTTACAATCTCACCTGCTCTATCTACTGTGTAATAAGATCCATCACCTAAAAATACATCTGAATCAAAAATCTTTTGGAAATCGTCAACTTCTTTTCCGTTAACCTTTAATATCTTATCTCCCGTTTTTAGTCCAATATCTTCGGCATATTCATAGGCAATTATTCCACCTGACTCATTTACCGCTTTGTTGGAAATAAAGCTATCTCCAAACAAGAAAGTAAGGAAAATGAAAATGACGATACCTGTAATCACATTAATGAAAATTCCACCCAGCATTACAATTAAGCGCTGCCATGCTGGCTTAGAACGAAACTCCCATGGCTGTGGTGGTTGTTTCATTTGCTCTTTATCCATCGACTCATCGATCATGCCGGAAATTTTAACGAAACCGCCCAATGGTATAGCACTTAGTGCATATTCTGTTTCGCCATATTTAAAGCTGAATATTTTTGGAGGAAAACCTATAGAAAATTGTTCTACACGCATTCCAAAAAACTTTGCTGCTAGCAGGTGCCCCATCTCATGCAACCCTACTAAAATTGATAAGCTCAGAAGTATCTGAGCCGTCATTACTAATCCTTCCATCTATTTATTTATAATCTCCTTTGCTTTAATTCTTGTTTGTGTATCGGTACTCACGTAATCCTCATAAGTAGGCTTTTTAATAAAATCAATTTCTGCCATGCATTGTTCCACCACATCCGACATTTCTAAAAACCCAATTTCATCCTTCAAGAATGAGGCCACAGCCACTTCATTAGCTGCATTCAGCACACATGGCACATTTCCGCCTGCCTTAAGCGCATCAAACGCCAATTGTAGGTTACGGAATGTCTTTATGTCAGGTTGCTCAAATGTGAGTGCCGGGTAATCTAAAAAGTTAAATCGCGGGAAATTAGATTTCAAACGCTCTGGATAGCCCATGGCGTATTGGATGGGTAACTTCATATCTGGCAAGCCCATTTGTGCCTTCATTGAACCATCCTCAAACTGCACAATACTATGGATGATTGATTGCGGATGAACAATAACATCTATTTGATTTGTATTTAACCCAAATAGCCACTTGGCCTCAATCACTTCCAATCCTTTGTTCATCAATGAAGCGGAATCAATGGTAATCTTTGCACCCATATCCCAATTCGGGTGCTTTAATGCCTGGGCTTTGGTAACAGCCAATAATTCCTGCTTAGATTTCCCTCTAAAAGGTCCACCAGATGCAGTTAGGATTATTTTTTCTATCGGATTATGAAATTCTCCTACTATACATTGGAAAATTGCCGAATGTTCAGAATCAACAGGGTAAATGTTTACGCCCTTATTTCTTGCTAGCTCGGTAATTAATTCTCCTGCAACAACCAGGGTTTCTTTATTGGCCAATGCAATGTTTTTACCGGCTTCAATGGCCTTTATAGTGGGTTTTAATCCTGCGTAACCAACCAGAGCAGTGAGAACAAGATCAACAGTATCCATTTCAGCTATTGAGGCTAGGGCCTTCTCACCACAATACACTTTTATATCCAAAGGGTCTAAGGCAGACTGAACCTGATCATACAAATCTTCATTACCAATAACTACTGTATTTGGTTTAAACTCAGCAGCTTGCTCAATGAGTAAATCGGCATTGTTTTGAGCAGTAAGAACTTCTATCTGAAATTTATCTGCATGCAGCCTTACTACATCTAGTGCTTGTGTACCTATCGATCCTGTAGAGCCAAGGATGGCTATGTTTTTCTTCTCAATCATTCGATTTTCGATATTCAGCATTCTAAATTCGACATTCCACTTATTGAATTATGAATGACGAATGTTA
This genomic window contains:
- the rseP gene encoding RIP metalloprotease RseP; translation: MEGLVMTAQILLSLSILVGLHEMGHLLAAKFFGMRVEQFSIGFPPKIFSFKYGETEYALSAIPLGGFVKISGMIDESMDKEQMKQPPQPWEFRSKPAWQRLIVMLGGIFINVITGIVIFIFLTFLFGDSFISNKAVNESGGIIAYEYAEDIGLKTGDKILKVNGKEVDDFQKIFDSDVFLGDGSYYTVDRAGEIVNVRIPGDFIETMNSKEAFLNFIGFRMPAEVGKILEGSLAEQIELQPGDKFLEVNGVPTLYADEVKNQVTSVKGDSISFKIQRADEILSYTEPFVDESLIGVSWAIPDGLNSGQIDYGFGESIGLGTERAFGVIFTQIKAFGKMFSGELNVQKSLSGPIGIAQAYGGEWDWQRFWRLTGLLSMVLAFMNLLPIPALDGGHVMFLSFEMISGRKPGDKFLEYAQKAGMVFLLALMVFIIGNDIFKVIFG
- a CDS encoding RNA polymerase sigma factor, which encodes MRESKVFDELLIIRCNEGDQKAFELLVKRWNKKLLAFTYRYVKDFEVSKDIVQDSWVSIFNAMHKLKEPAKFHSWAFRITYNKIIDQFKKSQKDHDIRASEEIQHPNEESEQPDVRTYLNKLPPEQKTVLTLFYLEELSIMDISKVLDIPIGTVKSRIFYAREKLKEIINKKSYENHG
- a CDS encoding OmpA family protein, giving the protein MMVAGTGFSQKSRKTNKSLGVVSLSDTLERFSDSKFFTFPNLNKIPYYRNESKLKTIRKLDDQQKWEELYPVLREYVSNFGVINFYRDTYFLWRLGKLTEVYGNLSEAKLLYKLVLKHHREDIDIRSIELYYEELTENDRDYFVPLEYYYELVDYRKEIDTLRPPRSVLLNMGSTVNSDLSDYGPTLSGNDDELIFTSKRNSHNRGLDPVHDEDLFYTTNEFDSWGKAKEFEGINTQYNEGSATISKDGNTLFFARCNAPDGLGDCDIYWAKKQLDDKWGEVENLGINVNSIAWDSHPSLSHSEDTLYFASDRLGGFGLSDLYYTVKNGDNSWGKAVNLGPIINTRNSEVSPFYHHVYEVLYFSSNGQNLNFGEFDIYKSYHDGLNWGEPKNIGPLVNGPGSEFYFTIDSKSEDLYYARSVENNMNNLDLYSFPLPMEAQPGANTTITGSLINEETKQPFKGIVSIIDLDNGIEVAPKFLRPDGSFQFDLINNNNYLLILQGEEFFRIEEIFYLDGELQLNKTTKPISSRLKFESIEFEEGKAEMSTPMYNDLDKLGDFLLDNPDFKLHISGHTDSNGREEFNLKLSQERADIIKEYLVYFGNVPEDRITARGYGSSKPVKGVDHTKPLNRRVEFEIYKGHQTPQYEK
- a CDS encoding DUF6768 family protein, translated to MKTTDEQIDKIIHEALSKEEAEYYDQLGEQSLLDMSLGVFQGRNKNIYILTLVVSFIIFGVFVYCAIQFFNASDIKEMLIYGGIALWSIISVMAVKLWHWMEMHTNRLIREIKRLELQIASSKK
- a CDS encoding 1-deoxy-D-xylulose-5-phosphate reductoisomerase; translated protein: MIEKKNIAILGSTGSIGTQALDVVRLHADKFQIEVLTAQNNADLLIEQAAEFKPNTVVIGNEDLYDQVQSALDPLDIKVYCGEKALASIAEMDTVDLVLTALVGYAGLKPTIKAIEAGKNIALANKETLVVAGELITELARNKGVNIYPVDSEHSAIFQCIVGEFHNPIEKIILTASGGPFRGKSKQELLAVTKAQALKHPNWDMGAKITIDSASLMNKGLEVIEAKWLFGLNTNQIDVIVHPQSIIHSIVQFEDGSMKAQMGLPDMKLPIQYAMGYPERLKSNFPRFNFLDYPALTFEQPDIKTFRNLQLAFDALKAGGNVPCVLNAANEVAVASFLKDEIGFLEMSDVVEQCMAEIDFIKKPTYEDYVSTDTQTRIKAKEIINK